The genome window CGGCGCCGTCCACCCGGGCGCCTTACCCCAGCGCCCGGGCGAGGTCCTCGATCAGGTCGTCCGGGTGCTCCAGCCCGATGCTGAGCCGCAGGAGACCGGGTGGGGTGCGGGTGCCCGGCCCCTCGATCGAGGCGCGGTGCTCGATGAAGCTCTCCACCCCGCCGTAGCTCGTGGCCCGGGTGAAGAGCCGCACGCGAGCCGCCACCCCCCTCGCCGCCTCGGCCCCGCCGTGGACCTCGAACGACAGCACGCCGCCGAAGCCCTCGCGC of Dehalococcoidia bacterium contains these proteins:
- a CDS encoding PLP-dependent transferase; its protein translation is PFDCWLLLRSIRTLPYRVRAQSASAQRVAEFLAAHPRVGAVHYPGLPQHPDHAVAVRQMREGFGGVLSFEVHGGAEAARGVAARVRLFTRATSYGGVESFIEHRASIEGPGTRTPPGLLRLSIGLEHPDDLIEDLARALG